From Clostridium sp. SY8519:
TGCAAACAGAATCATCATAAGCAACGGTTCCTCCTGCTTCCCGGTGACGGTCTGCCCTGTTCCATATAGCTGCGGACATCAAAATCGCCCCGGGCATGATACACCTCACGAATCACTGTTTCCGTCAGATCCAGCGCCTCCTTCCGATACCCCGCAATTCCAAGAATATGCAGCTGCCGGGAGGGATATCCCTGCTGGAGCAGGCAGCTGCTCGGAATAATTTCAAACAGGGCGCCTTCTGCCCCTGACCATGCCAGAAGATATACCGAAGGATGTATCATACGGTTGGAAATTCGATATTTCAGCATGGCGCATCTGCCTTTCACAGACGCTCCCAAAAACAAGTTTTCGTACCAGTGCATACAAATTCTCCCATCTTTCCGAAGACGACGGCTCAGTTCTCCCACTGTCTGTTTCGGCGCAGTGCCTGGTATTGCCGGTAGGCCTGTTCCAGAATGCTTTTTTCATTGGAAAACTTCAGCAGATGGATTGCTTCATGGTACTTGTAATATCCGCTGTCTGTAAAATACTCTTCTCTTTGCGGTCTGCTGAAATAGCTGTTGCTCTGCATCAGGTACCAGTGAACGGTCTTTTCCACCTGGTTGTTGGGAATATGGAAGGAATAGGAACTTTCTCCGACGTAGCGCACAATCTGCGCGGAAACGCCGGTCTCTTCCTTCACTTCTCTGAGTGCTGTGTTTTCACAGGTTTCGCCTTCCTCCATGGTTCCCTTTGGAAGCACCCATCCTTCATAACGATTTTTATACTGCTTATACAGAAGCAGTATTTTTCCCCGATAGATCACTATTCCACCGCAGCTTGTTGCTTGGATCATATCCAGCCTCCAGACATTCGACTTTTTTCAAGTATACGCTTTTTCCGGCAGGGATGCAACTTCAGGCAAAGTAGGTGTCAAAAACTTTTTCCGCAACCGGAACTGCAGAGGAGGACCCGCTGCCGCCGTTTTCCACGATTACGGCAATGGCGATATCACGTTTTCCCTTTTTACTGGCAAATCCCACAAACCAGCCGTGGCTGTCCCCCTTTTCATTGTATTCCGCGGATCCGGTCTTGCCATAGGCCTGATAGGAATCATCTGCCATGGCTCTGGCCGTGCCTTCCGTCACCACGCCGCGCATAAATTTTTTCAATACCGCGGCATCCGACGGATCCATAATGGACCCGTATGTTTCCGGGGACCAGGAGCTGACCGTCAGACCGGTATCATTTTTCACACGATCCACCGCATAGGGTTTCATGACGACACCGTTATGATCAATGGCAGCGGCGATCATTGCCATGTGCAGGGGGGAAACCAGGGTATCGCCCTGTCCGATTGCCGTGGTCATGATCTTTGCGGTTCCCTGTTTTTTCTCTAAAGTAAAACGGCTGGACGCCGCGGAAAACAGATTTGTGGGCAGAGGCTGGTTAAACATCATACGGTCAGCAAGGGTACGGTATTTCTTTATATTCAAATCCAGCCCAATGGTGGAAAAAGCGGTGTTGCAGGATTTTTCGAATGCTTTCTGCAGATTCACCGTGCCGTGGGCCGTATTCCCATAGCAGTGAATCGTGGTTTTTCCCTTTGTCACGCTTCCGGTACAGTGATGGGAATAGTCTTTGTAATTTTTATGCTCATGTATGTACTCCAGGGCTGTCAGGATCTTAAAGGTGGATCCCGGTGGATACAGACCGTTGGAGGCCCGGTTTAACAGGACGCTGCTGCTGCCGTCACTGGTGACCTTCTTCCATTTAGCTGCCAGTGTTTCCGGATCAAAATCCGGCTTGGATACCATGGACAGCACTTTTCCGGTTTTTACGTCCAGGACGACTACCGCGCCCTTCCGGTCGCCCAGCGCCTGATAGGCCGTTTTCTGCACCTTGTAGTTCAGGGTCGTAACGACTGAATCTCCCTGGGATTTTTTTCCAAGCAGGTCATTGTAGATCTGCTTCAGAAAAAAGGTGTGGGAACGGAGCAGGCTGAAGTTATATTTTGATTCGATTCCGGATTTTCCGTTATTTGTATATCCTGCCACATGGGCAAACATCCTGCCGCTGGGATAGCTGCGTGTTTCTTTCCCTTTTTCGTCTGTTTTGCTTTCCGCGATTGTTTTGCCATCGGCGGTGAGAATACTGCCCCGCAGCACACGCTCCGCGTAAAGATTCATGCGTGTATTATGGGAATTGCTGATGACACTTTCACTTCGGACCACCAGGAAAAATATAAAGTAGGCAATCAAAGCGAGGAACAGGAGAATGAAAAACACGTTGATCAGATGAAATTCGAATTTTCTACCACCGTTCCTCCTCAGATTCTCCGGATTCCCCTCCGGACTGTCCGGATAACGGATTCCTCTTCTTCTGTTTTCTTCTGCTGCCGCTCTGCGGGACGCGGTTGTCTGATCCATATTCTTCTGCTTTCCGGTTCTGCGGCTGGTATTGTGCGATTTGTCTGATTTGGTTTTCCGAAGCATAGAGTTCTCCCTCGTTATGACGCAAAATATATAATCCCTGAATAATGGCAAACATGAAAATGCTGACAAAGATCGAGCTTCCTCCGTAGCTTACAAATGGAAGCGTCAGTCCTGTAGACGGAATGAATTTGATGACACCGCCGATATTCAGAAAGACCTGTACCCCGTATACGCAACTGAATCCAAGGGCAATCAGCTTGTAAAACAGATCCTGGATCGACATGGCCACATTAGTGATGATAATAAAGCAGCTTAAGCATACCAGAATGATGCAGATGGAAAAAATCCCGCCGAATTCCTCTCCGATGGCGGCAAACACGAAATCGGAAGACCCTACCGGAATAGACTCCGGTTTGCCCTGAAACAGGCCGGTTCCGAACCATCCGCCGGTACCGATGGCAAACATCGCCTGGGCCACCTGGTAACCGCCTCTGTTGTAATTGGCAAAGGGATCCTTCCAGGCCGCCACACGTACTTTCACATGGCTGAACATCTTGCCTGCCGCAGCTGCGGCCAGAGCGCCCAGGCCAAATCCGCCAAGCAGATAGATTCCCTTGCGGGATGCCACATACAGCATCACAATATAGGTACAGAAAAAAATCAGCGCGGCCCCAAGGTCGTTGGAAGCCACCAGAATCATGACATGCAGCGCGGCCACCACCGTCGTAAGGACCACCTGTTTGAACTCTGTCGTTTTGGCATACATACAGGCTACGTAGAATACAAACAGTATTTTCACAAATTCGGAAGGCTGGAAGGTAATGCCGCCTACTGTAAATGTGATGTGGGCACCGCCGGAAGTCCGGCTGAATACCAGCACGGCACCCAGGGCAGCGATTCCTATGGCTGCATAAACCCAGGTGAATTTCCGCAGAAGCCTGAACTTGACAATCAGCTGGGGAATAAAAATGGATACCACCACTGCCAGTGCCGCCATCTCCAGCTGCCGGACTGCGTAAGCGGGATTCAGCCGGGTCAGAACAATAAAACCGATGAGCAGAAGCATGCACATATGATTGATGATTAAGCGCTCCGCGTATTTATAGATGACCCGATAGATCAGAAATACCACCAGTATCAGAGCAACCCCGGCGGCATAAAGAAGCCAGACCGTCAGCTCCAGCCGGACCGTAAATATCACCAGATAACAGATAAAATGCAGGGCAAACATGCACCGCGTCTGTCTGGCAAACAGCGAACGGGTTCGCCGTTCACTCATACGGGTATTTAATAACAGAAAGCTGGTCAGGGTATATTCCGCAAACAGAATCAGCACCACATATTTTGCCAGCTGTGACAGTAAATGAACCATAGGTACCTCTTATTTTACCCCGCGGTGAAAATGTCCGCGGCTGAATTTATGTTCAAAAGTCTTTTTATCAGGCGCCTGATAGCCGCCGGCAGTTCCCAGCGCCTGCTCATATTCCCTGAGAATGCGTCCCGCTTCCTGTCCGGTTTCATCCGTAAAAACAATTCTCCAGGCGGAGGGATGGATCGCATGTAATTTTTCCGCATGATCCAGCAGATATAAGGGCCGGCTCTGGTAAATTATATTCATGCAGTTGGAGCAATCCCGCTTCACCGGCAGATAATTCTGATATCTGTCCGCAAGGAGCAGTCCCTCTGCCGCGGAGGGATTCTCTTTGGCGCAGCTGTCATAATTGCGGTACAGACACTGGGCCGACAGCATCAGGGGGATTCTTCCGTAAATCATCAGTTCCGCGCCTTCGGAGCACTGATGCATCAGCTCGCCGGCATTCAGTTCCAGGGGCAGGGTATAATTCTTAATTCCCATTTCGCGGAATGCCCCGCAGGCTCTGCGGGAAAAGACATATACGCCGGCATCCAGCACTATCTTCTGTCTGGAAATGGAGGGATTGTTCCACACAAGTCCGAGACTGTCATAGCTTCTGACCAGATAGCGGTCAAATCCCAGCAGATGAGCCCGGTCATCGCTGCGCATCACATAGGAAAAACAGTAACCTGCCTCTTTGCCGGATCTGCGGATCCTGTCACGGTCCTCTTCCAGAATTTCCAGCAGGGTTTCCTTCGGATAGTCCAGGTCGATTCCCTGTACAAAATCACATGCCGCGGCTGCCTGCATCTGTTCCCTGGTGGCGGCAGTCACATACAGCAGCGGAGCATCTCCGGAAGATACGGGATCGGAAGCGTCCGAAAAAAGCGCAGGCTGTTCCGAATCCCCGGATCTGCGGTAGGAGGAGGCGATCTGCGCTTCCAGCTGTTCCAGCGCCTCCCGGCGCAGTTCGTTGATTCTGCCAATGGGGAGGAACAGTCCCTCTTCCAGCTCCACTTCCGCCTCCGTCAGTACAAAGGGCGTATCCCCGGTTTTTTTCAGCTGTTTTTTTATCTCCCGGGCTGAAATCGGCCGTTTCTGCGCCGGCACCAGTTCCTCTGACATGGCTGCGGCAGTAAAGTCCCCGGCCTGGGCCGTCAGCACCGCCGGCGCACCCAGACTGCCGTAAAACGCCATCTGCACCGGAAGCCTCCGTTTGTGCGTGAAAGACGGACTGCCGCTGCCGGAACTGTGGGAAGGACTGTGATCCGCAAGCATTTTGCGGCCGTTTCGGCAGAAATAATAGCCAGCAGTAAAACCGGAACGGTTTCCATATGCCAGCAGCCGATCCCGGTCTTTCTGACGGACGGCAAACCCGGAAGGATCCGATTCATACAGATCCAGATAATAGCGGTAGATTTCTGTCACTCCCGCGGCGTACTCCAGCTGCTTCATGCGTCCCTCAATCTTGAAGGAGTCGATGCCTGCGCGGCACAGGTCCGGAAGCAGGTCTACCGTACACAAGTCTTTCATGCTGAGGGGATACAGTTCCCCGGAGGAAAGGGGCTGCCGTCCGTCTCCTTCCTTTTTCCAGAGTGTATAGGGAAGGCGGCAGGGCTGCGCGCATCTGCCCCGATTGCCGGAACGTCCCCCATACAGACTGCTCATCAGACACTGTCCGGAATAACTGTAGCACAGCGCGCCGTGGATAAAGGTCTCAATTTCCAGTCCGGTTGCCTTCCGGATGGCGGAGATCTCTTTTAAGGAAAGTTCCCGGGCCGTTACAATCCGCTCCGCTCCTGCAGCTTTCAGAAATTCTGCGCCGGTCCTTCCGGCGACAGACAGCTGGGTGCTGCCATGGATACTCAGTTCCGGAAAATTGCGGTGCAGGAAGCGGATAACGC
This genomic window contains:
- a CDS encoding NUDIX hydrolase gives rise to the protein MIQATSCGGIVIYRGKILLLYKQYKNRYEGWVLPKGTMEEGETCENTALREVKEETGVSAQIVRYVGESSYSFHIPNNQVEKTVHWYLMQSNSYFSRPQREEYFTDSGYYKYHEAIHLLKFSNEKSILEQAYRQYQALRRNRQWEN
- a CDS encoding penicillin-binding transpeptidase domain-containing protein, yielding MDQTTASRRAAAEENRRRGIRYPDSPEGNPENLRRNGGRKFEFHLINVFFILLFLALIAYFIFFLVVRSESVISNSHNTRMNLYAERVLRGSILTADGKTIAESKTDEKGKETRSYPSGRMFAHVAGYTNNGKSGIESKYNFSLLRSHTFFLKQIYNDLLGKKSQGDSVVTTLNYKVQKTAYQALGDRKGAVVVLDVKTGKVLSMVSKPDFDPETLAAKWKKVTSDGSSSVLLNRASNGLYPPGSTFKILTALEYIHEHKNYKDYSHHCTGSVTKGKTTIHCYGNTAHGTVNLQKAFEKSCNTAFSTIGLDLNIKKYRTLADRMMFNQPLPTNLFSAASSRFTLEKKQGTAKIMTTAIGQGDTLVSPLHMAMIAAAIDHNGVVMKPYAVDRVKNDTGLTVSSWSPETYGSIMDPSDAAVLKKFMRGVVTEGTARAMADDSYQAYGKTGSAEYNEKGDSHGWFVGFASKKGKRDIAIAVIVENGGSGSSSAVPVAEKVFDTYFA
- a CDS encoding FtsW/RodA/SpoVE family cell cycle protein, yielding MVHLLSQLAKYVVLILFAEYTLTSFLLLNTRMSERRTRSLFARQTRCMFALHFICYLVIFTVRLELTVWLLYAAGVALILVVFLIYRVIYKYAERLIINHMCMLLLIGFIVLTRLNPAYAVRQLEMAALAVVVSIFIPQLIVKFRLLRKFTWVYAAIGIAALGAVLVFSRTSGGAHITFTVGGITFQPSEFVKILFVFYVACMYAKTTEFKQVVLTTVVAALHVMILVASNDLGAALIFFCTYIVMLYVASRKGIYLLGGFGLGALAAAAAGKMFSHVKVRVAAWKDPFANYNRGGYQVAQAMFAIGTGGWFGTGLFQGKPESIPVGSSDFVFAAIGEEFGGIFSICIILVCLSCFIIITNVAMSIQDLFYKLIALGFSCVYGVQVFLNIGGVIKFIPSTGLTLPFVSYGGSSIFVSIFMFAIIQGLYILRHNEGELYASENQIRQIAQYQPQNRKAEEYGSDNRVPQSGSRRKQKKRNPLSGQSGGESGESEEERW
- a CDS encoding U32 family peptidase, with the translated sequence MKQHELLAPAGSVSIAKAVIDAGADAVYLAGNQFGARAYAGNLSQEELFEIIDYAHVRGSRIHLTVNTLVKNREFDRDLYDFIRPLYMHGLDAAIVQDFGVIRFLHRNFPELSIHGSTQLSVAGRTGAEFLKAAGAERIVTARELSLKEISAIRKATGLEIETFIHGALCYSYSGQCLMSSLYGGRSGNRGRCAQPCRLPYTLWKKEGDGRQPLSSGELYPLSMKDLCTVDLLPDLCRAGIDSFKIEGRMKQLEYAAGVTEIYRYYLDLYESDPSGFAVRQKDRDRLLAYGNRSGFTAGYYFCRNGRKMLADHSPSHSSGSGSPSFTHKRRLPVQMAFYGSLGAPAVLTAQAGDFTAAAMSEELVPAQKRPISAREIKKQLKKTGDTPFVLTEAEVELEEGLFLPIGRINELRREALEQLEAQIASSYRRSGDSEQPALFSDASDPVSSGDAPLLYVTAATREQMQAAAACDFVQGIDLDYPKETLLEILEEDRDRIRRSGKEAGYCFSYVMRSDDRAHLLGFDRYLVRSYDSLGLVWNNPSISRQKIVLDAGVYVFSRRACGAFREMGIKNYTLPLELNAGELMHQCSEGAELMIYGRIPLMLSAQCLYRNYDSCAKENPSAAEGLLLADRYQNYLPVKRDCSNCMNIIYQSRPLYLLDHAEKLHAIHPSAWRIVFTDETGQEAGRILREYEQALGTAGGYQAPDKKTFEHKFSRGHFHRGVK